Proteins found in one Zea mays cultivar B73 chromosome 1, Zm-B73-REFERENCE-NAM-5.0, whole genome shotgun sequence genomic segment:
- the LOC100278738 gene encoding uncharacterized protein LOC100278738 produces MAAGRKSAPIGSRYARVCEELLDIGARIAVRSYSHCPQTGRMYYKPPSAPASARSTGHDGAADASPVATATRWKQQTAPEVEFRASEFILYGGGGGKKEPARCSR; encoded by the coding sequence ATGGCGGCCGGGAGGAAGTCGGCGCCGATCGGCAGCCGGTACGCCCGCGTGTGCGAGGAGTTGCTGGACATCGGCGCCCGGATCGCCGTGCGCTCCTACTCGCACTGCCCCCAGACGGGGCGCATGTACTACAAGCCCCCCTCGGCCCCCGCCTCCGCCCGCAGCACCGGGCACGACGGGGCCGCCGACGCGTCGCCCGTGGCGACGGCGACCAGGTGGAAGCAACAGACGGCGCCCGAGGTGGAGTTCCGCGCCTCGGAGTTCATCTtgtacggcggcggcggcggcaagaaAGAACCGGCACGTTGCTCGAGATGA